A single Ignavibacteriales bacterium DNA region contains:
- a CDS encoding T9SS type A sorting domain-containing protein codes for MNKIFLYKGGGILPLWQVIMLFLLTGIMDIYPQDEIKLTNAVQLYGFTPTAPTNGLRNVQVSLGQAVVGNTFGSDRSISMGYWSFYLLPPNKAELTVSQGEFPNRIEVSWEFDILSPPADNDYFKVYRDGSLLATLPATQNYYIDYNVYPGTFYRYTVTGVNEFNESPPSEAIGFVNPNGIITGAISTQFGRPVHDVEVTVTPTLGKAMQFDGINDYIDAGNGLNIANKPFTIEFWLKRSANDSGMIFSQNVSDSALSSRQLFIGFNKPGNLLGVYGGVPAVTAVTEDFQWHHYAWVQDYQKDSGYIYRDAVQLLRYKLNGVKYNGTGRIVIGRSGINSTKYFKMQLDEMRVWEKALSQSEIKRNMRRTVNTNSPGLASYWKFDEGLGNLVFDLSPAFNNGNVLGGAVFTDDRGPVKTSAFSDTLGNYSIEGINYGSATNFSVTPVREGRLFNPPARIVTLSTSNTAANNIDFTDISAVPVSGIITHQGTSCFADSIEIYINGAPGNPRIFTNDQGKFIAEFEPGTTQTLTPVREGYTFNPAFITVRNIVDPIANANFVQTRTYSISGLVAGGDCDLPIGPSVIKLTSLSGACITREITTNSSGSFTISNLPPLRYRVEIDPAQPGITFNDDIIDLRDTSQIRNYRYYAPLQAEIVGLEPTEGCSTIVLDQFTKIPVRYRVYESYTYNGVTNICEVDTAVITIDDAISDKEGILRELTAIDGAALDTLISGYPNIIAPYTKRLQISAEHRDGRTAGDTLFAVVTGFKPRTNAFTTTSPAVPLLILRDPPGDASYSYFSNSTSLSNSLNMYYQSTSGTDLDSRLSLAPDFSFDVGFMYSVSTEIDLTLDITSSMSYTQTGTSATELSTTITTTENFSTADDDAITGDGGDVFIGGAMNLIYGVTDVLKYNGSCGFSRETSLVVSPNGFATTFIYTADYIENFVIPSLESINDTAGVRDWQRILDYNDSLKADAEYSRNISFSSGATAEYIESTEQTNSRIFEFDMTVDASVGLEVGATINGIGGVGGFTFRTGFGAGRSSSSTVTTINEVGFSLRDDDVGDAFSVNVYKDRVYGTPVFSTVSGQSSCPWEEGTVARDSMGLLTDNSIAVNVHPDSFAVFNLSLQNLGQLNESREFQLRVLNETNESGAVIAVNGIVLQGGLNFTVQPMSQVNAVLTVKRGPQAYIYENIGIVLTSPCEWDANAGQDLSIADTLFISVRFLEPCSEIAIDEPEPNWLINRENADDFTVKLWKYNRGNPSLQEVVLRYRQVPELAPSSGRKNLLNEEGEMKSERIFKSSPLASMRYQKVIDYSSTDRYSILRNNPDYASLFASPQNSTESWTVIATIPRDSLPLLQDYVIVPFDTEGLSDGSYELQALAVCAGNTLSGTSALVQGIIDKTSPAVLGQPKPVNGVLGANDEISVTFTEQISCESVNAVDNLMLINTQTGQMVDFNYSCNGQTIVITPNVQNRFIENRVLKAVVKRVRDMNGNILRVPFGTEYRDSVAWEFLVDRNPVRWSGGEVEVVKFADEIADIQRQLLNEGGTAYPYTITNFPNWMSLTPVTGTVQTQGAVTVNFRFGNMIAPGTYEDTVYASTLNGDEPMIVKLRVLCRPPQWSVNPAMYEYSMNITARLYVDTTLSNDIYDRVAVYAGTQLRGAAAVTRLNNTSEYRVFLTIYSNQTQGEALTFRVWDASSCTEYGQILESFTFKSDTLLGNIANPVRLTATSQIIQQYPLSAGWNWVSFNTVSASMRLNDLLGGVSHANGDNFKTQSAFSQYSGSLQNWFGTLDTLDLETYYLWKRTTPAQFLKTGYAVRPDQRPIMIDSGWNWIGYIPQFSLPVNEALRTLNPKDGDVIKSQFQFAIYDQNFGWFGDLQFMIPQIGYLLRLDSRDTLLYPQDPPVGTQPAAPVPQYVRQVPASPDWIVDASRYETSMNIIAAPDAAWGDTASVYPVAGLFSGNECRGFARTSGFGQDKKPIYLITVYGSAGSSDTLELRLLDEATGAVRIANLSIIYTANSVAGSLQNPLIIHSPLSSAEDMTGLPAEYILEQNYPNPFNPSTNIRFGLPEAGDVEVSIYNIMGEKVRGLVKEYKQAGYYTVSWNARNENGEMLPTGIYFTVMKSGSFTQTRKIVFLK; via the coding sequence ATGAATAAAATATTTTTATACAAAGGCGGAGGTATCCTCCCCTTGTGGCAGGTTATTATGCTATTCCTGCTGACAGGAATAATGGATATATATCCGCAGGATGAAATTAAACTGACCAACGCGGTACAGTTATACGGCTTTACGCCGACCGCCCCGACAAACGGCCTTCGTAATGTACAGGTATCGCTCGGACAGGCGGTTGTGGGGAATACGTTTGGTTCCGACCGTTCGATCTCAATGGGTTACTGGAGCTTCTATCTCCTGCCCCCAAATAAAGCAGAGCTAACGGTATCGCAGGGAGAATTCCCGAACAGAATTGAAGTAAGCTGGGAATTTGACATCCTGAGCCCCCCGGCTGACAATGATTACTTTAAAGTTTACCGTGACGGCAGTCTTCTTGCTACGCTTCCTGCAACACAGAACTATTATATTGATTATAATGTATATCCCGGAACCTTTTACCGCTATACGGTAACAGGAGTGAATGAGTTCAATGAAAGCCCTCCTTCTGAGGCCATCGGGTTTGTTAATCCGAACGGTATCATAACCGGTGCCATTTCAACGCAGTTTGGCAGACCAGTGCATGATGTAGAAGTGACGGTAACTCCTACCCTCGGCAAAGCAATGCAGTTTGATGGCATTAATGATTATATCGATGCAGGAAATGGGCTTAATATTGCAAATAAACCGTTTACCATTGAATTCTGGCTGAAAAGAAGCGCGAATGATTCAGGCATGATCTTCTCGCAGAATGTGTCTGACTCGGCACTTTCTTCACGGCAGCTATTCATCGGATTCAACAAACCGGGCAACCTGCTTGGTGTTTATGGCGGAGTACCCGCGGTAACAGCGGTTACGGAGGATTTCCAGTGGCACCATTATGCATGGGTGCAGGATTATCAAAAAGACTCCGGATATATCTACCGTGATGCAGTTCAGCTCTTACGCTATAAATTAAACGGAGTAAAATACAACGGCACCGGCAGAATTGTTATCGGCAGGAGCGGCATTAACTCTACCAAGTATTTCAAGATGCAGCTTGACGAGATGCGGGTTTGGGAGAAAGCGCTCTCGCAGAGCGAAATCAAGAGAAATATGCGCCGTACGGTAAACACGAACTCACCCGGTCTTGCTTCCTACTGGAAGTTTGATGAAGGGCTGGGTAATCTGGTGTTTGACCTTTCACCCGCATTTAACAACGGCAACGTGCTGGGAGGTGCTGTGTTCACCGATGACCGGGGTCCGGTAAAAACCAGTGCTTTTTCTGATACGCTTGGTAATTATTCCATTGAGGGAATTAATTACGGCTCTGCCACAAACTTTAGTGTAACCCCGGTACGTGAAGGAAGATTGTTTAATCCGCCTGCACGTATTGTTACACTTTCAACAAGCAATACAGCGGCAAATAATATTGACTTTACGGACATATCAGCAGTACCGGTTTCGGGTATTATTACGCATCAGGGTACTAGCTGCTTTGCTGACAGTATTGAAATATATATTAATGGCGCACCAGGAAACCCCAGAATCTTTACCAATGATCAGGGAAAGTTTATTGCCGAGTTCGAACCGGGAACAACTCAGACACTCACGCCTGTACGGGAGGGATATACTTTTAATCCGGCATTTATAACTGTCAGGAATATTGTTGATCCTATTGCAAACGCAAACTTTGTTCAGACCAGAACCTATTCAATCTCAGGTCTGGTTGCCGGTGGTGATTGTGATCTTCCTATTGGCCCAAGCGTTATTAAACTGACCAGTTTGTCAGGTGCATGTATCACAAGAGAAATAACAACCAACAGCAGCGGAAGTTTTACTATTTCGAATCTCCCCCCTTTGCGCTACCGGGTTGAAATTGATCCCGCTCAGCCAGGCATCACTTTTAATGATGATATTATTGATCTTCGTGATACAAGCCAGATCAGAAATTACCGCTATTATGCACCGCTTCAGGCGGAAATTGTTGGCCTGGAACCCACTGAAGGATGCAGTACGATTGTGCTTGATCAGTTCACGAAGATACCTGTACGGTACCGTGTATATGAAAGCTACACCTATAACGGAGTGACAAATATCTGTGAGGTTGACACAGCAGTTATTACGATTGACGATGCTATCTCTGACAAAGAAGGAATTCTGCGTGAACTCACAGCCATTGACGGAGCTGCATTAGATACTCTGATTTCCGGATATCCGAATATCATCGCACCATATACAAAGCGGCTTCAGATTTCCGCCGAACACAGAGACGGAAGAACTGCAGGAGATACTCTTTTTGCGGTGGTAACAGGATTTAAACCAAGAACCAATGCGTTCACAACCACCTCACCTGCTGTACCGCTGCTGATTCTGCGAGACCCCCCCGGAGACGCAAGCTATTCATATTTTTCGAATTCTACTTCTCTTTCGAATTCACTGAATATGTATTATCAGAGTACATCAGGAACGGACTTAGACAGCCGCCTTTCACTTGCTCCTGATTTCAGTTTTGACGTAGGATTTATGTATTCGGTTTCCACGGAAATTGATCTGACACTGGATATTACTTCAAGTATGTCCTATACGCAGACAGGCACCTCTGCAACAGAGCTGAGCACAACAATCACTACGACCGAAAATTTCTCGACTGCGGATGATGATGCAATAACCGGAGACGGCGGAGATGTGTTTATCGGCGGGGCAATGAATCTGATTTACGGTGTAACCGATGTATTAAAATACAACGGAAGCTGCGGATTCAGCAGGGAGACCAGTCTGGTGGTTTCTCCGAATGGTTTTGCAACCACCTTTATATATACGGCAGACTATATCGAGAATTTTGTTATCCCGAGTCTTGAGTCAATAAATGATACAGCCGGAGTAAGAGACTGGCAGCGTATTCTTGATTATAACGACTCACTTAAAGCTGATGCAGAATATTCCCGAAATATCTCATTCAGTTCAGGGGCAACGGCTGAATATATTGAATCAACAGAGCAGACGAACTCGAGGATATTTGAGTTTGATATGACGGTGGATGCCAGTGTAGGCCTTGAAGTTGGCGCTACTATAAACGGGATCGGGGGAGTAGGCGGTTTTACATTCAGAACCGGGTTTGGTGCTGGCAGATCTTCATCATCAACTGTGACAACGATTAACGAAGTTGGCTTCAGTCTTCGTGATGATGATGTGGGGGACGCATTCTCGGTTAATGTATATAAAGACCGTGTCTATGGCACTCCGGTCTTCTCGACCGTGAGCGGGCAAAGCTCCTGTCCCTGGGAAGAAGGAACGGTTGCGCGGGACTCAATGGGTCTGCTGACTGATAATTCAATAGCAGTGAACGTACATCCGGATTCATTCGCGGTGTTTAATCTGTCACTGCAGAATCTGGGTCAGCTTAATGAATCAAGAGAGTTTCAGCTTCGCGTTCTGAATGAAACCAATGAGTCGGGTGCTGTGATTGCTGTTAACGGAATAGTGCTTCAGGGCGGACTGAACTTCACGGTTCAGCCGATGTCTCAGGTTAATGCTGTCCTGACCGTAAAGCGGGGTCCTCAGGCGTATATATACGAGAATATCGGTATTGTGTTGACCTCACCCTGTGAGTGGGATGCAAACGCCGGTCAGGATCTTTCCATTGCTGATACGCTCTTTATTTCAGTCCGCTTCCTGGAACCATGCAGCGAGATTGCAATTGACGAGCCGGAGCCAAACTGGCTGATCAATCGGGAAAATGCTGATGATTTTACAGTAAAACTCTGGAAGTATAACCGCGGCAATCCCTCATTGCAGGAAGTGGTTTTAAGATATCGTCAGGTGCCGGAGCTAGCTCCGTCCTCAGGCAGAAAAAACCTCTTGAATGAAGAAGGAGAAATGAAGAGTGAGAGAATCTTCAAAAGCTCGCCTCTTGCATCAATGAGGTATCAGAAGGTAATTGACTACAGCAGCACGGACCGGTACAGTATATTAAGAAATAACCCTGATTATGCATCTCTGTTTGCTTCACCGCAGAACTCAACGGAGAGCTGGACGGTTATTGCAACGATTCCGAGAGACAGTCTGCCTTTGCTTCAGGATTATGTGATTGTTCCGTTTGATACAGAAGGTCTTTCCGACGGCAGCTATGAACTGCAGGCGCTTGCAGTCTGTGCGGGCAATACACTGAGCGGAACATCAGCGCTTGTGCAGGGCATTATAGATAAAACAAGTCCGGCGGTTCTTGGTCAGCCAAAACCCGTAAATGGCGTACTGGGTGCAAATGATGAAATATCCGTGACGTTTACAGAGCAGATTTCATGTGAGAGTGTAAATGCGGTTGATAATCTTATGCTGATCAATACACAGACGGGTCAGATGGTAGATTTTAACTACTCCTGTAACGGTCAGACGATTGTGATTACGCCTAATGTACAGAACCGCTTTATTGAAAACCGTGTCCTGAAAGCAGTCGTTAAGAGGGTTCGCGATATGAACGGCAATATACTGCGCGTGCCTTTCGGAACTGAATACAGGGATTCAGTTGCATGGGAATTTCTGGTGGACAGGAATCCGGTGCGCTGGTCGGGCGGTGAGGTTGAAGTGGTAAAGTTTGCTGATGAGATCGCGGATATACAGCGCCAGCTCCTGAATGAAGGCGGAACAGCATATCCATACACGATTACCAACTTTCCAAACTGGATGTCACTGACACCGGTTACCGGTACGGTACAGACACAGGGCGCGGTGACGGTAAACTTCCGCTTTGGTAATATGATTGCTCCGGGCACGTACGAAGATACGGTTTACGCCAGTACACTCAACGGAGATGAGCCGATGATCGTGAAGCTGAGAGTACTCTGCCGTCCGCCCCAGTGGTCGGTTAACCCGGCGATGTATGAATATTCAATGAATATTACCGCACGGCTTTATGTTGACACCACACTGTCCAATGATATATATGACCGTGTGGCAGTCTATGCCGGAACGCAGCTGCGGGGAGCAGCAGCGGTAACACGGCTTAATAATACCAGTGAATACCGTGTTTTCCTTACTATATACAGTAATCAGACACAGGGAGAAGCTCTTACCTTCAGAGTCTGGGATGCATCCTCCTGTACTGAATACGGCCAGATTCTGGAAAGCTTTACCTTTAAGTCAGATACACTGCTGGGGAATATCGCTAATCCGGTACGGCTGACCGCGACATCACAGATAATTCAGCAGTATCCTCTCTCTGCAGGATGGAACTGGGTGTCTTTCAATACAGTATCTGCTAGTATGAGACTGAATGATCTGCTTGGCGGAGTATCGCATGCAAATGGTGATAACTTTAAGACGCAAAGTGCGTTCTCACAGTATTCAGGTTCGCTGCAGAACTGGTTCGGAACACTTGATACTCTGGATCTGGAAACGTACTATCTCTGGAAGAGAACAACTCCGGCACAGTTCCTGAAAACAGGATACGCGGTGCGTCCCGATCAGCGTCCCATAATGATTGACAGCGGATGGAACTGGATCGGATATATACCACAGTTTTCTCTGCCGGTTAATGAAGCTCTCAGGACTTTGAATCCGAAGGATGGTGATGTAATAAAGAGCCAGTTCCAGTTCGCGATTTATGATCAGAACTTCGGCTGGTTTGGTGATCTGCAGTTTATGATACCGCAGATAGGTTATCTGCTCCGCCTAGACAGCCGCGATACACTGCTCTATCCGCAGGATCCTCCTGTGGGAACACAGCCGGCTGCGCCTGTGCCACAATATGTAAGGCAGGTACCTGCTTCACCTGACTGGATTGTTGATGCCTCGCGCTATGAAACAAGCATGAATATCATTGCCGCACCGGATGCTGCATGGGGTGATACCGCATCAGTATATCCTGTTGCGGGATTATTCTCAGGTAATGAATGCCGCGGATTTGCACGCACTTCAGGATTTGGTCAGGATAAGAAGCCAATCTACCTGATAACAGTTTACGGTTCTGCCGGTTCATCTGACACACTCGAGCTTCGGCTTCTTGATGAGGCAACAGGCGCTGTCAGGATTGCGAACCTGAGCATCATCTATACGGCAAATTCTGTTGCAGGTAGCCTGCAGAATCCGCTGATTATCCATTCGCCTCTTTCATCGGCGGAGGATATGACGGGACTTCCCGCGGAATATATCCTGGAGCAGAATTATCCGAATCCGTTTAATCCTTCAACCAATATCCGTTTTGGTCTTCCTGAAGCAGGAGATGTGGAAGTGAGCATCTATAATATAATGGGTGAAAAAGTCCGCGGACTGGTTAAGGAATATAAACAGGCAGGATATTATACCGTTTCCTGGAATGCCCGGAATGAAAACGGAGAAATGCTTCCAACCGGTATTTATTTCACTGTGATGAAGTCAGGTTCATTCACTCAGACCCGGAAAATCGTATTTTTAAAATAA